A window of Sphingobacterium kitahiroshimense genomic DNA:
TACTTCTTCGCCAGTTCTACAAGAAACAATCGGTAGATTACGTCCTGGAGATAAAGTTAAATTAACGTTTAAGCGCGATGGAAAAGAGAAAGAGGTGACGGTAACTTTAAAAGGCGAAGAAATTAATAAAGCTGCAGCTGGTGATAAATCAAGTAAAAGTGCTACCGAAATTTATAATAAGTTAGGTGCTAGCTTCATGCCTGCTTCTAGTGAGAAGAAAAAAGAATTAGGAATTAACTCAGGTGTTGTAGTGACGCAAATAAATAAAGGTGGTGTATTTGAATACTTTGGAGTAGAAAGAGGATTAGTGATAACAGAGGTGAATGGGGTTCCAGTTAATAATGTTGATGAAATTGAAGCGGCATTAGGTAAAACAAAACGTAATATTGTAAGCTTAAAAGGAGTTCCTGAGCGTGGAAGTACTGTTATTATTAATGTTCCTATTGAATATTAATTAGATTTTAGGTTGGTTATGGAAAGGTGGTTTCGGAATCGAAATCACCTTTTTTTAGTTTATATATACCACTTATAATAGCAATATTATCATTATTTTTAAGGCATGAAAATTTTAATGGTTTGTTTAGGAAATATTTGTCGCTCACCATTGGCACATGGTATTCTGAGCCATATGGCAAAGGAAGAAGGTTTAGATTGGACAATTGAATCTGCTGGAACAGGAGACTGGCATATTGGTCAAAGCCCAGACCGTAGATCTATCGCTGTGGCTAAAAAATATGCAGTAGATATTTCACAACAAAAGGCAATGCATTTTAATCCTAGTTTATTTGAAATCTATGATCATATTTTGGTAATGGATCACCAAAATTATAAGGATGTCGTTGCACAGGCATCAACAAAAGAAGAAAAAGATAAAGTTGCTTTATTTTTAGTTAATGATATTGTTCCCGATCCCTATTTTGATGAAAGCTTATTTGAACCTGTTTATAAGATGATCGAAGCTCGTTGTAAAGAATTAATCAAAGCGTGGAAGTAATAATATGAAATGTCTAGAACCCCATATTTTCAGGAGATAGGTACATCTTGCTAATCTCGCGCTGAGATCTACTTGAGGTAAAATTGATAATCTGAATGTACTATGTTTCATATTCACATTTATATATTAGTATATAAATTACAATTTATCTAAGTTTGTCTTTATATCTAAGATTGTCTTTATATGAATGCATCAGAAGTAAATAAGAAATGGGTGATTTTGCAACATGAGATTGCACAGTCATTTGATATGGATCTACCAGATTTAAAAGTGTTTTTATTTCTGATAGGTGTCCAGGAATTAGGGAAAGGACCGCAGACTTTTTCAAAAAGAGAAAAAGAAGAGTTGATGCATATAGCTAATTGCCGCCTTTTTAGTGCAATGGGCTTTTATGAGCTTAAGGGGTTGGACGAACAAGGATGGCCACATTGGGAATTGATTAAGCCTATTCCTAATTATACATTGCTTGAACAAGAGTTGATCATAAAATCATTGATCATTGATTATTTTCAAGAGCTAAATGTAATTTAATAAAACGTAATGAAAAGAATTGTTTTAAGTTTATTTTTTTGTGCTTTATCGATCGTAGTATTTGCTGCAAAGCCTGCGTTTAAATATGTACGTATTCAAACAGATAAAGGAGTAGTTGTTTTAAAATTGTATAATGAAACACCTAAGCATCGGGATAATTTTATCAAATTGGTGAAAGAAAACTATTTCGACAGTTTATTGTTTCATCGTGTTATACAGAATTTTATGATTCAAGGTGGAGATCCTGATTCAAAAAATGCCAAATCAGGACAACTGTTAGGTGATGGTGGTCCAAGTTATACAATTCCTTCAGAAATACAATCGGGATTATTTCATAAAAAAGGTGCTCTTGGTGCCGCACGTGACGATAATCCGGCAAAAGCTTCCTCTGCGTCACAGTTTTACATCGTACAGGGCAAGAAATTTACGAATGCAGGTCTGGATAGTTTAGAAACTTTACGAATGAAAGGCGTAAAATTTACTGAAGCACAACGCACAACTTATACAACCGTGGGTGGTACTCCGCATTTGGATGGAAATTATACGGTATTCGGAGAGCTGGTCAATGGAACGGAAGTTATCGACGCGATTGCCGCTGTAAAAACGGATAAAAATGATCGTCCTTTAACAGATGAGCGTATGTATGTTAAATTATTAACGAAAAGAGAAGCAATTAATTTGGAACGTGAATTAAAGGGTTTAAAACCTCAGAACGGTTTCTTTACAAAGATTGCAGATTTATTTTCTTCTCAAAATTATTAAGCTTCAAAAAAGATTACTGTGAAAATAGTTACTTATAACGTCAATGGTTTACGAGCGGCCATAAAAAAAGATTGGTTAGGTTGGGTAAAGGAAGTAAATGCAGATGTTATATGTTTGCAGGAGATAAAAGCGACTCCCGATCAAATTCCTGAAATAGCATTGCTGGAACAGCTCGGTTATGAACATTATTGGTATCCTGCTCAGAAAAAAGGATATAGTGGTACCGCTATATTTACTAGAATAACACCAAAACATGTTGAGTATGGATGTGGACATGAGGATTATGACTTTGAGGGACGAATTATTCGTGCAGATTTTGATGATTTGTCCATCATGAGTACTTATTTTCCTTCAGGCACCACGGGAGATATCCGACAAGATTTTAAGTATCGGTTTCTTGCAGATTTTCAGGATTATTCGAATCAGTTACTACAGGAAAAGCCTAATTTAATTGTATGTGGTGATTATAATATCTGTCACCGTCCGATTGATATTCACAATCCGAAATCAAATGCTAACTCTTCAGGTTTTTTACCAGAGGAAAGGGAGTGGATGGAAAATTTTATAAACTCAGGGTATATTGACTCTTTCCGTCACTTAAATCCAGATCCGCATCACTACAGCTGGTGGAGTTATCGTGCAGGAGCACGTGCTAGAAATTTAGGTTGGCGTATTGACTATAATATGGTATCAAATGCTTTAGCAGATCGAATCGAATCGGCTACAATATTAAATCAGGCGGTACATTCTGATCACTGTCCAGTTGTCCTTAACTTAAAATAATACTATGTCGAAGCAGTAGCTTCCATATTTAATGATGGAATAAGTTTATCGTCATTTACAACACAAAAGAAAAGGCCCTAATTCTTTATTAGGGCCTTTTCTTTTTATACGATATAAGTTGCTATCTAACAGCTTGTATAATAGACAACTGTTGTGCTACTTTTTCAGCGATTGCTATAAATGCTTTGGTTGTTGGATCTTCTTCATCAATAGCGATTGGAAAACCGTTATCTCCGGCATCAGAAATCCCCTTTAATAAAGGAATCTCCCCTAAGAAAGGTATTTTGTATTCTTCTGCTAGCCTTGTTCCTCCACCTTTACCAAATATGTAATATTTGTTTTCAGGTAATTCTGCTGGTGTGAAGTACGCCATGTTCTCCACGATACCCAGCAATGGGATATTGATAGAGTCCATTAGAAACATTCCCATACCTTTAATAGCATCAGCTAGTGCTACATGCTGTGGTGTCGTTACAATGACTGCACCTGCAATAGGATAGTTTTGGGCAACAGTGATATGGATATCTCCGGTTCCTGGTGGCATATCGATCACTAAATAATCTAAATCACCCCAATCAGTGTCATTCAATAATTGTTTGATAGCCGATGTTGCCATTGGACCTCTCCATGGAATAGGCTGATTTGGATCTGTGAAAAATCCGATCGATAACAATTTGATACCAAACTTTTCTATAGGCTGTATTTTAACAGTACCATCTTCATGTTGTACAGATTGAGGTTTTTCACCTTCTAAGCCAAACATAATTGGAAGGGAAGGGCCATAGATATCGGCATCTAAAAGTCCTGTTTTTGCACCTTTAGCATGTAATGATAAGGCTAGGTTTGCAGCAACAGTCGATTTACCCACACCACCTTTTCCCGAAGAAACAAGGATGATGTTTTTAATTCCTAAAAGTTGATTTCCTTCTTTACCTAATACACGTGAGGTCATGTGAACATCTACTGCAATATTCTTGTCAATAAAATGCGCAATAGCATTGCGACAAGCATGTTCTATATGATCCTTAAGTGGGCATGCTGGAGTTGTTAAAACAACTTCGAAAGATACTTTTTGATCTTCAATCACAATATTCTGAATCATATTGAGCGTAACCAAATCTTTTTTCAAATCTGGCTCTTCGACATATGATAATGCTTCTAGTACTTGTTCTTTGGTTATCATCTGATATATGGATGCATGTATATTAAACTACAAATTTACTGAATGATAAATTAAAACTTGTCATAAAGATGTTTTTAATGATATTAAGATTTAATTTTTACATTTGAGTATTCAAAATCGAGTGTGATACGTTGTTATAATATGTCCAATAATCTTAAGACCCTTCTTCGCTCCAAGAAAATGCGAATCTTGTACATTGTATTAGGAGTTATTTCTATATTTATAGTAGCAGGAGGTGTATTCGCATATCAAAAAAGAGACGGTATCTTGTTGTCTGCAATCAACAAGGCAAAAGAAAAACTTGCGACCAAGTATGACTTGGACCTTAAAATCCAATATTATTCTTTTAAAGGCCTATCAGCTGTTCAGTTTCAGAATATTATTTTGCAACCTAAAGGTAAAGAGCAATTGGCCCATATTCAGGATCTGACTGTATCTATTCGAATATTTCCATTACTATTCGGTGATGTCAAATTAGGTCAGATCTTAATGAACAATAGTGCGGTCACTTTGATTAAGAAAGATTCGACAAGTAATTACGATTTCCTATTCAAGAAAAAAAATAGAGATAGCACAGCTAATGATAAAGCTGAAACTAATTTTGCAGAACTGGCCGATCGTATGCTAAAGAGCGTATTCTTTAAAATTCCAAAGGATATGGATTTACAGAATTTCGAAATATCCTATCAGGATGATAGCACTTCACAGCGTATCTCAATTCCTGAGGCAGAAATCTCAGGTGGAGATCTTAAAACAAAATTCCTGTTGAATGATCATGAAGCTGTCTGGAATCTAGAGGGCACAGTCAATCCTGATGGGAAGGAAATGTATCTCCGGTTGTTTTCTGATGCAAAAGATGTAGAGCTACCATTGTTACGACGAAAATTTGGTTTAAGAGCAAGTTTTGATGCGTTGACATTTCGTTTAAATAAGGTCGATCGTAAAAATAAAGAGTTATTGTCGCTATCTGGTGAATGGGGGTTTGAGAATTTGAAATTGAATCATTGGCGTATTTCAGATAAAGATGTTCTTTTTCCTGAAGGTTTAATGAGTGGTATTCTTAATATTGGAAAAACATCTGTTGAAATTGATAAGGAAAGTAAGGTTAAGGTTAAAGAGTTTGAATTTAGTCCTTATGTAAAATATGTGCATAAACCTGATAAACAATTAGAACTGGCCATTCATACCGATCGAATTGAGGCTCAAAAGTTTTTTGATGCCATACCTCAAGGGTTATTTCATTCTTTAGAAGGTATACGTGTTTCCGGACATATGCAATATGATTTAAATTTTGCATTGAACTTTAAGAAACCGAATGAAGTGATCTTTACATCTAAAATGGATGATAAAGATTTAAAAATAGAAAAATGGGGTAATGCTAATATTCAAGAATTAAATACAGCATTTACCTACATTGCCTATGAGAAAGGAGAGCCCATGAGAACGATAGTACTTGGCCCTCAGAATAAAGATTTTACACCTTTAGATCAGATTTCAAGGTATATGCAGATATCCTTAATCAATACGGAAGATCCATTCTTTTTTTCTCATAACGGTTTTCAAGAAGAGGCTTTTCGTTTATCAATTGCTACAAATTTAAAGGAGAAAAAATTTAAACGTGGAGCAAGCACAATTTCGATGCAACTTGTGAAAAACGTGTTTTTGAACCGTAATAAAACGGTAGTAAGAAAGGTAGAAGAGATTATTTTAGTCTGGTTGATGGAGTCTTCTAAACAAGTCAGTAAGAAACGACTTTATGAAGTGTATTTGAATGTCATAGAGTGGGGGAATAATGTTTATGGTATTACAGAAGCATCTCGTTATTACTTTGGTAAAAAACCTGCAGATTTAAATTTAGGTGAAAGTATCTTTTTGTCTAGTATTGTACCTCGACCTAAGACGGGTTTATATTCTTTTGACTGGACAGGCCATCTGAAGTCAAATATGATCCGCTATTTTAATACCTATGGCAACATCATGGTTAAGACAAAGCAGATTGGAGTAGACTCTACGGTGTCTAATTATGGTTTTTATCAAGTCGAGTTGGTGCCACATCTTCGATCGGCAAGACCTGCATTTTTTGATTCAGTACAAACAGATACATTGGATCTAGAAGAGGGAGAAGATAATTTTCTAAACTTAGATGAGACAACGGAAGCCCACAAGCGATCTCTTTTTGATAAATTATTAGGGCGAAATAAAGAAGAAAAATAAATGAAACAGATACAGATAGATGAATTGCACTTTGAATTGATGATTGATGAAAATCAGATTCAAAAACGGATACGTTTGATTGGCGTTGATATTAATCATCGTTATGAAGATAAAAATCCAGTATTTATTGGTGTCTTAAATGGCTGTTTCATGTTTATGAGCGACCTTTTGAAGCAGGTTGTAATTCCTTGTGAAATGTCTTTTGTAAAACTATCTTCTTATCAGGGTACCAACCAGGGGGAAATGAGTGAGCTTATAGGTTTGGGTATAGATCTTAAAGGAAGGGATGTTATTATTGTAGAGGATATAGTAGAGTCAGGTAATTCATTAAAGCATACCATAGCCTCCATCGAAAAGCAGTCACCATCCAGTGTAGTGGTATGTACGCTATTGTTAAAGCCTGAATGTTTACAAAATGATTTTGAAAACATTCAGTATGTAGGCTTTGAGATTGAAAAAGAGTTTGTTGTTGGCTACGGTATGGATTACAATGGTTTGGGACGAAATATCCCACATATTTATAAAAATATTGTTATTTAGTTTCTGAAAGTACAAGAATTAAGGTGATCGTTGACCATCCCTACAGCTTGCATATAGGCATAGCAAATGGTAGATCCAAAAAACTTAACACCTCTTTTTTTTAGATCTTTAGAAATTAAATCAGATTCTAAGGACGTAACTGCGGTGTCCTTTTGTGTTAGGATGTTGTTTTCAATCCGCTCCCGATTGGGCATAAATTGATAGAGATATTCATAGAAGCTACCAAACTCCTCTTGAATTTTGATAAAAATTTGGGCGTTTGTTATTGATGTTTCAATTTTCCGACGATGGCGGACAACTCCCGTATTTGTTAAAATGTGCTCTACATCTTCAGGAGTGAACTTTGCCACAGCTTGTACATCAAAATCTGCGAATGCCTCCTTGTATTGGGGCCTTCTTTTCAATATGGTAATCCAGCTTAATCCAGCTTGCGCAGATTCCAAAATCATAAATTCAAAAAGGGTTTTGTCATCCTTAACCTGTTTACCCCATTCCAAATCATGATACTCCATATACAGCGGGTCGTTCCCGCACCATAAACATCTTGTTGTTGACATCTGTTCGTTTTTAATTTTGGTTGAAGTTAAGAAAAGCGTTTGTAATGTTTTTTTTCTAAGCCAATTTTTATCATAACTTTACAACTCTAAAGAGTTTCAAAGCGATGCAGGTGAAGTTAAGCTACATTATTCAGTTTATTTTTTTCATTTTTTTATCTTTTGCCCATAATGCAAAAGGACAGGAGACTGTTGATTCGATAAGCAAGATTTCCATTGATTCTGTAACGATCTCAGATACTTTGGCTGTGAAACAAGTTCCAAAAGGACAGGAATTGCTCCATCCATCTTTAATACGGCCCTATCATATCGTAGAAATTGTTGGCGATGAAATTATTCTTCATAATTTGAACTCATATGCTGTTACACAATATTTTAAAACAAGTGATCTAAAAGGTAAAGATAAAGTACATGTTGGCATATTAAAATATGAACGGAAAAGGTGGGTATTATTTACAAGTCTATTTCTTTTTTTAGCATTTGCAATAGTTCGGTTTTTCTTCTCTTCAGATGTAAAATTAATTGTATCTGCATATTTTAATGAACGAATTATTGTACAAGTAAGTAAAGAAGATACCATATTAACCTCTTGGCCGTTTATCTTTTTATACCTACTGTTTTCTTTAGCACTAAGCTTATTTGTCTGTATATTTTATGCATACATCCTACAACGATTTAACTTCTTATCTTTTACCAATTATTTAAAAATATCAGCGATCATAGCAATAATATTTGCTTTAAAAATAGGATTTATAAGGTTTATAGCGTTTGTTTTTGAAATACAGCGATTAGTGAAAGAATATGTTACAATCTTATATTTAATTTACTTTAATTCATTGTTATTTTTACTGCCAGTAGTGCTTGTAGTAAGTCTTGTACCTTTAGAATATCTGTCTTATATCTTCAGTTTCACGGTAATCATCGGTATACTGCTGTTTTCTTATCGTTTTTTACGGACAGCGCTAAATGTTGTCTCTCAACAGCAGTTTTCAGTTTTTTATTTAATTTTGTATCTTTGTTGCCTAGAAATAGCACCTATTTTAATATTGGTGCGACTACTAAGCTAATTAAATGATAATATGCAAACTTCCGACGTAGAAAGAGCGAAAAAGGTAAAAAGTATATTGGTAACCTTGCCAAAGCCTGAAAATGATAAGTCACCATATGCTGCATTAGCACTGAAGTATAATTTAAAACTTGATTTTAGAGGTTTCATCCACGTAGAGGGTGTTCCAGCACGTGATGTAAGAAAAGATAAAGTTAATCTTGCTGATTTTACGGCTGTTATTTTTACAAGCAGAAATGCTGTAGATCATTTCTTTAGAGTCTGTGAAGAAATGCGTTTTGAAGTGTCTTCTGAGTTGAAATATTTCTGTATTTCTGAAACGATAGCTTTGTACCTTCAAAAGTATATTCAGTATCGTAAGCGTAAAATTTTCTTTGGAAAGCAAACAGCTAAAGATTTAGAAGACGTTCTTAAGAAGCATAAAGACGAAAATTTCTTATTTCCTTGTTCAGATGTCGCAAATGAAGAGACAAGTAAGTGGTTGAAAGAAAATGGCTATAAATTTACACCTGCTGTTCTTTTTAAAACAGTGGTAAGTGATTTATCTGATCTGAAGGATGTTTTTTATGATGTCATCGTATTCTTTAGTCCTTCTAGTGTGCAATCTCTGTATGAGAATTTTCCAGATTTTAAACAAAATCAAACCAGAATTGCTGCATTTGGTGGAAGCACACAACAAGCATTACTTGAGCATGGCTTAGTTTTAGATATTCCTGCACCAACACCTAAGGCACCTAGTATGACAATGGCGGTTGAGGAATATATAAAAATGGTAAATAAATAAAAATATCATTATCTCAATTTGAGATGATGATCGAAATAAGGCTTAAGACGAAGTTTGATTGAATACTGAAAAGTTATTTGTAATTCTCTATATGTTTTTATTCAGTAATATTAAGATGATAATATAAAATTAAATGACAAGTGTCATTTAGTTATTTAGAATATTTCTACTAACTTGTGAGCTAAATTAGTACTTTAGCAGGAGTGATTGTTTTTAATCATGGCATAAGTTTAAGTAGAAATATTTTTTTTAAGTTTGTAGTAGTTGTAAAAACAGATAGCTTGTGAAATTAAAACCAGTTGATAGTATCTCAGGAATAACTCCAAAAGAATTTGTAAAAGATTACTTAAAAAAAGGTCAGCCTGTAATTATTAAAGACTTTATAAGTAAGGATAGTGCATGTTGGGATAAATGGAGTTACGATTATTTCAAGGAAATTGCAGGTCAAGAGCAAGTAGATGTGTATGGGCGTGAAGAAAATTCTCAAAATCATGCTGCAAGTCCTCCTGTTGGGAAAATGACTTTGGCAGAATACTTAGATAAAATAAGTGCAGAACCTACCGAGCTACGGTTGTTCCTTTTTAATCTGCTGAAGATTAGACCAGAACTAAAAAAGGATGTTATTTATAACGATGTGACCGGTGGTAAAGTGATTCAATGGTTACCTTACTTATTTTTTGGTGGAGAAGGGTCGTCAACAAGAAATCACTTTGATATTGATATGTCACATGTGTTTATTTCCCAGTTTCAAGGATCTAAGCGGATCTGGTTATTTCCAAATGATCAATCTGATTTATTGTACAAATTACCCTATAATTTTCATAGTATAGCCAATCCTAAATACAGTACTGAAGCTGAATATCCTGGATTACAATTTATAAAAGGCTATGAAGCGGTTATAAATCCTGGAGATACGTTATATATGCCGGCAGGGTGGTGGCATTATATCCAATATGATACGGAAGGTTATTCCATCTCAGTTCGGGCTTTAGCAAATACATTCTCTGAAAAATTAATTGGTGCCCGCAATTTGTTCATCACCCGTTATTTTGATGATGCTATGCGTAGGATCTTTAAAAAGAAATGGTTGGATTATAAGATAGAAATGGCAATAAAACGAGCGCAAAAAGCGATTAAAAAATTAAAATAGTATATTTTAATTGATAAAAAGAGCTCCATCCGACACAAAAGGGTGGAGCTCTTTTTATGATATTGCATTTATTCTTCGTCTTCTTCGTCGATAGCGTTTTTGTAAAATAAAGTATAAGGATCCGAATCGTATATTTTTGCTTTTGGATCATGTCTAAAAGGAATTTCTGGATTGAAGATCTCTTCCAAAGTAGCTTTTAGAAAGGAAATAAATTCTTTTTTCACTTCTGCAAGATATACTGTTTCTAACACTTCTGATTTGGCGTAAAATAAAGTTCCTTCTTCCCTCATTTTTCGAGCAACATACAGATTAGGTTCTATTCCGATACGTCCTGTTACCTGCTCATAGACATACGTATAAAATAAAGTTTGCACCAATGCTTTATTCTCCGTGTTTTTGATAAACACTTTATCCAATGACTTAAAATTGACTTCGTCCGCGCCTGTTTTATAATCAACAATACGTATTTTGACTGTTTTATCTTTTAATAGCACTTCGTCCACGCGGTCAATAATACCGTATATACGTACATTTTCCTCTTTCCCTTCAACCTCGATAGGTAAATCCATGATATAGTCTTCATCATTTTCCAATTCAATGATTTTGATGCCAATAAAGTGATCGATGTCATGTTGAACCAGTAATCTGACATATTCAGAAGAAATCTTATGCATGATCCGCTGAAGACTATTTAGCGAATTTAGTCCCGTGCCTTCCAATTGATATAATTCAATTATTTCGGCAATAATTAAAGCATCTACTGTCTGTAATGATTGCTCTAATTTTCCTATAGGTACAAATTTTGCTGCACCTTTGAATGGTAGATAGACTTTTTCCATCACGTTGTGAATAACAGTACCCAAATTGTTCATTTCAAATTCTTGCGAGATACTGGGAGGTTCTTTAATCTCAGCTACATATTTCAAGAAAAATTGTAGGGGAGATTGTAAATAAGTCGTGAGCGCGGTTGCAGAAATTTTTTTCTTATTAGTAATGAAATCCGAGCGCAATTTATCCCAAATTTTTCCTTTTTTGTCAATGATAACTTCATCTTGATCAGGTAAAAAGGTAATATTTTGCTGTTGATTATGTTTTAAAAAATTGAACTTGCTTTCAAACTCCAGCTGTTTGATAAAGCGGCTTTCCTCTCCAGATGAACTGTCGCTAACAATACCATTATAGAGCAGATGGATCTCGGTACTGTATTGAAAATGACGATAGAACAAATATGCGGAAAGCGCGTCCTGGTTCTCCAGAATTGGTAATCCATAAGCCTGTCTTAGTGAATTGGGGATGAATGTTGGAGAGCTAGATGTTTTAGGCAATATACCCTCATTTGCACCTAAAACATAAACGTGGTCAAAATTGAGACAACGACTTTCTAAAAGCCCCATGATCTGCAGTCCTTCAAGTGGATTACCCTCGATTGCCGAATTGATATTTGCAATTGCTTTACTGATTAGTCCAAATTGAAATGGTAGGCTTAGCGGTTGAAGCGATTCTAGGCCTAAATTAAGCTGGTTTAAAGTCTTTCTTACTTCAATCAATAAGTTGCTGTCAATCTGTTTTATTCGATCTTCCTGTGCTAGATTTTGCAGTAGATTATCAATGATATGAATCAATATAGCAATTGCTTCCTCTATCCTTACAATGGGGTGGAAGAAGTGTGCTAAACTTGAACTTTTGAAGGAAAGCTCTTTGATTTCTACTTCGAAAAGTTGTTTATCTGATATAAGCTTTTGAATGTCCAACTTTTCCTCTTTAGACACATTGGTCAATGGGTGATTGATAAATGTCTCAATCAGTGTGTATGGAATTTTATTTTTTTTCTGATGTGTGATGAGGTGTTGTACCTCCATCCACAATTCTATAATGCCGTAGATGGGAGATTGAGTCAAAGGAAAACCGGTGGTAATATTAGGTTTCACATCTGGAAGACTTTGTAATAGCGATACTAGTAAAGATTCATCTGCCAATAAGATAGCAGAAGATTTGCCTTCCTTTTCATTATTTACTAAAATATCATGCAATAATTTGGTTTGCGATACATTTCCGGTTGCGGAATAAAGGTTTACATCTGAATAGCGATTGCCAATAACATTTGAACTTTCACCTAATGCATTTTTCAATCCGCTTTCAAATATGTTACGACGAATAAATAATCCTGCCTCTTGTTGTTTGTCATCTAAATAGTAAGCATCTGCATCAAAATAGAATAATGCCAAACCTGCATCTTGCCACTTTTTGAATAAAGTAGCTTCTGCTTTGCTCAAAGCATTGAATCCGACAAAAATGATTTGTTTATACTGTTGGTGGAATGTTTGGTTTTTTGCTTTTCCATCCACAATATCACGGTAGATGGTCGGCATATTTGTCATTTTTTTAACTTTTAATTCTTCTTTAAACGACCGATATAGCACCGGAAGACGTCGCCATAACTTTAAAAATCGTTCTTGTACAGCAGTATGACCTGCTATGGAAAATGATTGCCAAAATTGACGGATAAAATCCTGCTGTTCTGCAGTGAAATGTTGAAACTGTAAATCAATTTGGGTATTGTCAAACAATTCCATAAAGATTTCGTCTATGTCAACAAGATCATAATCCAGCTGTGAAAAATCACTCAATATGGTTTCTGCTATTGGGTAAAACTCTTCTAAGGTCTCCGCTTCATGACCTTCCTTGGCGAGGAGTTCATTGTGTAAATGATAGAGAATAAAAAATTGTGCAATAGGTGTAGCCTCAGACAAGTTAGTGGACAGACGAAAAAATTCTTGAATGGTAAAAAATTGTGGTGACCAAATTGCTTGACCATATACCTCAGCTAGATGTTGTTTGAGGTACGTAATCGGTCTCTTATTATTGAATATTATAGCAGTTTCGTGTAGATCTTCTCCAAAACGATTTTTCAAATCGATAGCGACGTCTTTTAAAAATGGATTCATTTCTTAGTTTTTTGCTTGTATGATAACCTCTACTAAATCATTTGACTTGGCGTAAAATAAAAATCCTTTCACATTTTTATACCCCAATTCTTCCAAAGTTTTGACATATTGTTTGACTTGCTTCTGATGTGACAGCGCTTCGCTCTGTGTAAATTTAAAGTCTAATACGATTGTCTCTTCTTCACTTGTGAAAACTTTATCAGGACGTAATGTTTCTCCTTTAGCAGTAATAATAGCCGATTCATTCCAAATTTTGAAATTCCCAG
This region includes:
- a CDS encoding cupin-like domain-containing protein; amino-acid sequence: MKLKPVDSISGITPKEFVKDYLKKGQPVIIKDFISKDSACWDKWSYDYFKEIAGQEQVDVYGREENSQNHAASPPVGKMTLAEYLDKISAEPTELRLFLFNLLKIRPELKKDVIYNDVTGGKVIQWLPYLFFGGEGSSTRNHFDIDMSHVFISQFQGSKRIWLFPNDQSDLLYKLPYNFHSIANPKYSTEAEYPGLQFIKGYEAVINPGDTLYMPAGWWHYIQYDTEGYSISVRALANTFSEKLIGARNLFITRYFDDAMRRIFKKKWLDYKIEMAIKRAQKAIKKLK
- a CDS encoding PD-(D/E)XK nuclease family protein, with amino-acid sequence MNPFLKDVAIDLKNRFGEDLHETAIIFNNKRPITYLKQHLAEVYGQAIWSPQFFTIQEFFRLSTNLSEATPIAQFFILYHLHNELLAKEGHEAETLEEFYPIAETILSDFSQLDYDLVDIDEIFMELFDNTQIDLQFQHFTAEQQDFIRQFWQSFSIAGHTAVQERFLKLWRRLPVLYRSFKEELKVKKMTNMPTIYRDIVDGKAKNQTFHQQYKQIIFVGFNALSKAEATLFKKWQDAGLALFYFDADAYYLDDKQQEAGLFIRRNIFESGLKNALGESSNVIGNRYSDVNLYSATGNVSQTKLLHDILVNNEKEGKSSAILLADESLLVSLLQSLPDVKPNITTGFPLTQSPIYGIIELWMEVQHLITHQKKNKIPYTLIETFINHPLTNVSKEEKLDIQKLISDKQLFEVEIKELSFKSSSLAHFFHPIVRIEEAIAILIHIIDNLLQNLAQEDRIKQIDSNLLIEVRKTLNQLNLGLESLQPLSLPFQFGLISKAIANINSAIEGNPLEGLQIMGLLESRCLNFDHVYVLGANEGILPKTSSSPTFIPNSLRQAYGLPILENQDALSAYLFYRHFQYSTEIHLLYNGIVSDSSSGEESRFIKQLEFESKFNFLKHNQQQNITFLPDQDEVIIDKKGKIWDKLRSDFITNKKKISATALTTYLQSPLQFFLKYVAEIKEPPSISQEFEMNNLGTVIHNVMEKVYLPFKGAAKFVPIGKLEQSLQTVDALIIAEIIELYQLEGTGLNSLNSLQRIMHKISSEYVRLLVQHDIDHFIGIKIIELENDEDYIMDLPIEVEGKEENVRIYGIIDRVDEVLLKDKTVKIRIVDYKTGADEVNFKSLDKVFIKNTENKALVQTLFYTYVYEQVTGRIGIEPNLYVARKMREEGTLFYAKSEVLETVYLAEVKKEFISFLKATLEEIFNPEIPFRHDPKAKIYDSDPYTLFYKNAIDEEDEE
- a CDS encoding DUF4271 domain-containing protein, whose amino-acid sequence is MKLSYIIQFIFFIFLSFAHNAKGQETVDSISKISIDSVTISDTLAVKQVPKGQELLHPSLIRPYHIVEIVGDEIILHNLNSYAVTQYFKTSDLKGKDKVHVGILKYERKRWVLFTSLFLFLAFAIVRFFFSSDVKLIVSAYFNERIIVQVSKEDTILTSWPFIFLYLLFSLALSLFVCIFYAYILQRFNFLSFTNYLKISAIIAIIFALKIGFIRFIAFVFEIQRLVKEYVTILYLIYFNSLLFLLPVVLVVSLVPLEYLSYIFSFTVIIGILLFSYRFLRTALNVVSQQQFSVFYLILYLCCLEIAPILILVRLLS
- a CDS encoding uroporphyrinogen-III synthase; translation: MQTSDVERAKKVKSILVTLPKPENDKSPYAALALKYNLKLDFRGFIHVEGVPARDVRKDKVNLADFTAVIFTSRNAVDHFFRVCEEMRFEVSSELKYFCISETIALYLQKYIQYRKRKIFFGKQTAKDLEDVLKKHKDENFLFPCSDVANEETSKWLKENGYKFTPAVLFKTVVSDLSDLKDVFYDVIVFFSPSSVQSLYENFPDFKQNQTRIAAFGGSTQQALLEHGLVLDIPAPTPKAPSMTMAVEEYIKMVNK
- a CDS encoding DNA-3-methyladenine glycosylase I — protein: MSTTRCLWCGNDPLYMEYHDLEWGKQVKDDKTLFEFMILESAQAGLSWITILKRRPQYKEAFADFDVQAVAKFTPEDVEHILTNTGVVRHRRKIETSITNAQIFIKIQEEFGSFYEYLYQFMPNRERIENNILTQKDTAVTSLESDLISKDLKKRGVKFFGSTICYAYMQAVGMVNDHLNSCTFRN